DNA from Devosia yakushimensis:
ATGCGGGCGACGCCCAATGCTCCGAGCTCGGAATGTCCGGGCACGCCGGATGACTTCATAACATTGACCGGCAAAGCCACCTCGCGGCACACCGTGCCAATCAGCCCGGGATCAGCCAATCCTGGAACGAAGAACCCACTGGCGCCCGCAGCCTTATAGGCCTTGCCGCGCTCGATCGCCTCGCCCACCAAACCGGCGTGGCGATCGGCCGGCGCCTGCAGGAACAGATCGGTTCGCGCATTGATAAAGAAGTCCGGCAGCACTGTGCTGGCGGCAGTCCGGATCGCATCGATCCGCGCCTGCTGGTCGGTAATGGGATAGACGGCGTCGCCCCTGTCGACGACCTGGTCCTCGAAATTGATGCCGACGACACCTAATGCAATCAGCCGCATGACATTCGCGGCCGCCTCTTGCGGCGCTTCCGCATAGGCGCCTTCGAAGTCGATGCTCACCGGCAGATCGACACTGGCCACGATGCGTCCAGCAACCTGTTCGAGAAGAGCCAATGGCAGGGCCTGGCCGTCCTGATAGCCCTGCGCGGCTGCCACCGACCAACTTCCGGTGCCGATAGCCTTGGCACCCGCCGCCGCAATGGCGATGGCGCTGCCGGCATCCCATGCGTTGTAGATGACCAGCGGGTTGCCCGGCACGTGCAGGCTGGCGAACTGACTGGCTTTGGCGGTCTGCGACATTGCTGATCCTTGTCTGGTTACATACCGACCGGCTCGGCAAAGCCCGCGGCGAATCTCCACCCGGTTTTGACGGTCATTTAAGCGAGAAACTTCCGCATCCGCTCCAACGCCACTTCGATGCTCTCACGTTTGCCGGCATAGGAGAACCGGACATAGCCATTGCCGTCGGTCCTGTCGAAGTCGATGCCGGGGGTTATGGCTACGCCGGCGGCCTCAAGCATCGATTCACAAAACGCCATGGAGTCGTTGGAAAACCTGCCAATTCCGGCATAGGCGTAGAAAGCGCCATCCGAGGGACTGCCGATCTCAAAGCCCAGATCATGCAGCCCTGCATCCAGCAGCGCCCGGTTGACCGCATAGCCCGCCTTTTGCTCCTCGGCATAATCTCGCTCGGCCAGGGCAGCCGTTGCCGCGATCTGGCTCAGCGTCGGTGCCGAAATGAACAGGTTCTGCTGCAGAATCTCCGCACGGCGGATCAGCTCGTCCGGCAGCACCATCCAGCCAATGCGCCAGCCGGTCATGCAGTAATATTTCGAGAAGCTGTTGATGATGATGGCGTCGCGCGTCAGCTCGAGCGCGCTGACTGAGGGGCCGCGATAGTCGAGCCCATGGTAGATCTCGTCGGAAATCAGCCTTACGCCCAGCCGCTTGCAGGTCACGACGATATCAGCGAGCCCTGCCCCGTCGACGCTGGCGCCGGTTGGATTGGCGGGACTGGCAAACAGCAGCCCGTCAAAGGGTTCTCGCGCATGAGCGGCCGCAATATCGGCGCCGGTCAGGCGCCAGCCATTGGCGGCTGTCAGCGGGATTTCGGCAATGCCGAAGCCAAGCCCCAGAAGCGTGTTCACATAGGCCGGATAGCCGGGCCGGGTGATGGCGATGCGGGCGCCGGGCCGGAACGCGGTATGGAAGGCCAGGATGAAGCCTGCCGATGAACCCATCGTGCAGATAATCGAATCGGGGTCGACCGAAACAGCGTGCTGGGCGGAATAGTAGGCCGTCAGTCCCTCGCGCAGTTCGCCCAGCCCCTTGGCATTGGTATAGCCATGGGCATCGGGCAACACGCGGCGCACCGCCTCGATCACCTTCGGGGCCGGCGGAGCGCCGGGCTCGCCGACTTCGAGATGACACACCATGCGTCCGGACGCCTCGATCGCCTTGGCGCGCTTCAATATTTCCATGGCATGGAATGGCATGAGGCCATCGGCGGGCGCTTCGGTCATAACGGGCTCCAGTGTTGCATCCGGCCTAGCCCGAACAGCGTTGCGTCTCAACAACAATTGGTGATGAGGCGAACGGTCTCTTCATCCCCGGCTGCTATTCTGCGCAAACCTCTGCTAGAAGGCAGAAAACCAACTAGCCGGAGCCAGCCCTATGTCGCGCGTTACCCTTGCCCTTGTCGCCCTTGTGGGCATTCTGGCGGGAGCGCTTGGCTATTCGGTCTTCAACAAGCCCGCACCACAGACCGATGCGGTGGCGGTTCGGGCAATTGTGGATGAGGCATTGGCAGCACGGGCCGCGGCCGAACCGGCGCAGGCTGTGGCGGCCATCGACCCGGCGGAACTCAATCCGCTCATCGAAGACTATCTGATGAGCGACCCCAAAATCCTGCAGCGCATGTCCGTAGCGCTCGACAGCACGCTGCAAGGCGAGCAACGCCAGCAGGCCACTACGGCCATTGCCTCCATGCGCGACAAGATTTTCAACGATCCCGACCAGGTCGTGCTCGGCAATCCCGATGGCGATGTGACGCTGGTCGAGTTCTTCGACTATAATTGCGGCTATTGCCGCAGCGCCCTGCCCGATCTGGCAACCCTGTTGGCCGAGGACCCGAACCTGCGCGTGGTACTCAAGGAATTTCCCATTCTCTCCAACGAATCCATCGACGCCGCGCGGATCGCGGTCTTGGTGGGCAAGGCCGATGTTGACTACTGGAGCTTTCACGAAGCGCTGTTTTCGAGCCGCGGCCAGGTCGACAAGGGCGTGGCGCTCGCCGCGGCAAGCGAACTGGGCCTGAGCCCGGTAAACCTCGAGATGCAGATGGGCGAGCCCCGCGTTTCGCAGGCCATCCAGACCTCCTACGAGATTGCCAAGGCGCTCAATATCACCGGCACACCGACATATATCATCGGCAATGAGATCATTCCGGGCGCCATCGGCATCGATGAGCTGCGTTCGAGGATCGCCAATATACGCGAATGCGGCGAGGCGCAGTGCCAAGGGTGAGCTTTCCAGAAAGCGCAGGTTTTTTGCCTTTTCGGTGCATTTCGTGTAACCGGCCTTGCGTCGGCCGGAATGGCCGGTGCACAAGGCAAAAATAATGGCAAAGCGCGTTCTCGTCCTCAACGGCCCGAACCTCAATCTGCTCGGCATGCGCGAGCCTGAAATCTATGGGCGCACCACGCTCAGCGATATCGAGGCCCTCTGCCGGTCGGCAGGAGATGAGCTGCGCCTTGCGGTCGATTTCCGCCAGTCCAATCATGAGGGCGAACTGGTCACCTGGATTCAAGAGGCCCGCAACGGCGCCGATGCGATCCTGATCAATCCGGCCGCCTATTCGCATACTTCTGTCGCCATTCACGATGCCCTCAAGGCGGTTGGCCTGCCGGTCGCCGAAGTGCATCTGTCCAACATCCATCAGCGTGAGCCATTCCGGCATCACTCCTATGTCTCGGCCGTCGCCTATGGCGTCATTTGCGGCTTCGGGGCGGCGGGGTATAAACTGGCGCTCCACGCTTTGGCCGAAAAACTCAAATAACGCTTCGACGCGGAAAACGCGGGAGACCGAAAAGAATGACCAAGTCATCGCAAGTGGATCAGGATCTGATCCGATCCATTGCCGAACTGCTCAACAAGGAAAACCTCGCCGAGATCGAGATCGAGCAGGAGGACTTCCGGGTCCGCGTCACCCGCTCCTACGCCAATGAAGGCGTGACCTACGCGGCCCCGCCGGTGCATTATGCGCAGCCGGCCCCGGGCCCGGCCTCGATTGCTCCTGCCGGCTCGGTGCCGGCTGCCGCAGCGCCCGCGGTCGAAGACCTTTCGTCCAATCCGGGCACCCTCACCTCCCCCATGGTCGGCACCGCCTATCGCTCGCCTGAGCCCGGCAAGCCGCCTTTCGCCGATATCGGCACCAAGGTCTCCGAAGGTCAGACCGTGCTGATCATCGAGGCGATGAAGACCATGAACCAGATTCCGGCGCATCGCTCGGGCACCGTCACCCGCATTCTGGTCGATGATGCACAGCCCGTCGAATATGGCGAGCCGCTCGTCGTCATCGAGTAAGGGGGAACTTCCATGTTCCAGAAGGTCCTCATCGCCAATCGCGGCGAGATTGCGCTGCGTATCCTGCGCGCGTGCAAGGAGCTCGGCATCCAGACCGTGGCGGTGCATTCCACCGCCGACGCCAATGCCATGCATGTGCGCCTGGCTGACGAAAGCGTCTGCATCGGCCCCAATGCGGCCAAGGACAGCTATCTCAACATCCCCGCCATCATGGCGGCCTGCGAGATCACTGGTGCCGACGCCGTGCATCCGGGCTATGGCTTTTTGTCCGAGAATGCCCGTTTCGCCAAAATACTGACCGAGCACAACGTTACCTTCATCGGCCCGTCGGCGCACCATATCGAGATTATGGGCGACAAGATCACCGCCAAGAAGACTGCCGTCGAACTCGGCATTCCGGTGGTTCCCGGATCGGCCGGCGCCGTCGATACGGAGCAGGATGCGCTGCGGACCGCCAAGGAAATCGGCTATCCGGTGCTGATCAAGGCGACGGCCGGCGGCGGCGGGCGCGGCATGAAGGTCGCGCTGACCGAAAAGGACCTGCTGATCGCCTGGTCGACGGCGCGTTCGGAAGCCAAGGCCGCATTCGGCAACGATTCCGTCTATATGGAAAAGTATCTCGGCAAGCCGCGCCATATCGAGGTGCAGGTGCTGGGCGATGGCCAGGGCAATGCCGTGCATCTGGGCGTACGCGACTGCTCGCTGCAGCGCCGCCACCAGAAGGTCTGGGAAGAGGCCGGTGGCCCGACGATTCTGCCGGAAGAACGCGACAAGATCGGCGAAATCTGCGCCGCCGCGATGCGCAAGCTCTCCTATTCGGGTGCCGGCACGATCGAATTCCTCTACGAGAATGGCGAGTTCTATTTCATCGAAATGAACACGCGCCTGCAGGTGGAGCACCCGGTCACCGAGCGCATCACCGGCATCGATATCGTCTACGAGCAGATCCGCGTGGCCTCGGGCGAGAAGCTCTCGCTGACGCAGGACAATGTGCAATTCTATGGCCATGCCATCGAGGTGCGCATCAATGCGGAAGACCCACAGACCTTTGCGCCCTCGCCGGGCACGATCACCTTTTATCACCCTGCGGGTGGCGTCGGGGTGCGTGTCGATTCCGCCGTCTATCAGGGCTACAAAATCCCGCCCTATTACGACTCGCTGATCGGCAAGCTCATCGTCTATGGCCGCACTCGCGAAGAGTGCCTGCAGCGCCTGCGCCGCGCGGTCGATGAATTCGTGGTCGACGGGGTCAAGACCACCCTGCCCCTGTTCCAGCGTCTCATCAAGGAACCCGATATCCTGGCGGGCAATTACGACATTCACTGGCTTGAAAAGTATCTGGCCGAGAACAAAGTTTGATGGAGGGGGCGCTGCGGCGCCCTTTCTGTTTCAAGGATCGTCCATGTCGCGGCCCAATCCCTTCGATGTCGAGATTACGCCGGAATTGATCGTGCGCGCCTATCGCGCCGGCATTTTTCCCATGGCCGAAGATGCCGCAGACGAGGATTTGTTCTGGGTCAGCCCGGAGCAGCGCGGCATCATTCCGCTTGATGGCTTCCAGCTCAGCACCAGCCTGCGCAAGGCGATGCGCAAAAGTTCTTTTGCCATTCGCGTCGATACCGACTTCCCGGCGGTGATCGAAGGCTGTGCCACGGTTGGCAAGGACCGGCACTCCACCTGGATCAATGCAACGATCCGCTCCGTCTATGGCGAGCTGTTCCGCCGCGGCATTGCCCACACCGTCGAGGTCTGGGACGGTCCAGATCTGGTGGGTGGCCTTTATGGCCTGGCAATTGGTGGTGCATTTTTTGGGGAATCCATGTTTCACCGCGCCACCAATGCCAGCAAAATGGCGATGGCCCATCTGGTGGAGCGCCTCAATGCCGGCGGTTTCGTGCTGCTCGACACCCAATTCGTCACCGATCACCTTGTTTCCCTGGGCGGCATCGAAATTCCCCGCGCGGAATATGAAGAGCGGTTGGCCGAAGCCCTGGAAATGAAGGGCGATTGGCACGCCTGGGACAATGACGAGCGATGACGCCGCAAGACATACCACCGGCCTGGGCCGCCCATTATGGAGGCGCCCGCTGGCAACGCCAGACGATTGGCCAGTCCAGCGCTGTGGTCTACCGGCTCT
Protein-coding regions in this window:
- a CDS encoding isocitrate lyase/PEP mutase family protein → MSQTAKASQFASLHVPGNPLVIYNAWDAGSAIAIAAAGAKAIGTGSWSVAAAQGYQDGQALPLALLEQVAGRIVASVDLPVSIDFEGAYAEAPQEAAANVMRLIALGVVGINFEDQVVDRGDAVYPITDQQARIDAIRTAASTVLPDFFINARTDLFLQAPADRHAGLVGEAIERGKAYKAAGASGFFVPGLADPGLIGTVCREVALPVNVMKSSGVPGHSELGALGVARISYGPGPYRKAMTELTRQAADVFA
- a CDS encoding pyridoxal phosphate-dependent aminotransferase; amino-acid sequence: MTEAPADGLMPFHAMEILKRAKAIEASGRMVCHLEVGEPGAPPAPKVIEAVRRVLPDAHGYTNAKGLGELREGLTAYYSAQHAVSVDPDSIICTMGSSAGFILAFHTAFRPGARIAITRPGYPAYVNTLLGLGFGIAEIPLTAANGWRLTGADIAAAHAREPFDGLLFASPANPTGASVDGAGLADIVVTCKRLGVRLISDEIYHGLDYRGPSVSALELTRDAIIINSFSKYYCMTGWRIGWMVLPDELIRRAEILQQNLFISAPTLSQIAATAALAERDYAEEQKAGYAVNRALLDAGLHDLGFEIGSPSDGAFYAYAGIGRFSNDSMAFCESMLEAAGVAITPGIDFDRTDGNGYVRFSYAGKRESIEVALERMRKFLA
- a CDS encoding DsbA family protein, with translation MSRVTLALVALVGILAGALGYSVFNKPAPQTDAVAVRAIVDEALAARAAAEPAQAVAAIDPAELNPLIEDYLMSDPKILQRMSVALDSTLQGEQRQQATTAIASMRDKIFNDPDQVVLGNPDGDVTLVEFFDYNCGYCRSALPDLATLLAEDPNLRVVLKEFPILSNESIDAARIAVLVGKADVDYWSFHEALFSSRGQVDKGVALAAASELGLSPVNLEMQMGEPRVSQAIQTSYEIAKALNITGTPTYIIGNEIIPGAIGIDELRSRIANIRECGEAQCQG
- the aroQ gene encoding type II 3-dehydroquinate dehydratase, translating into MAKRVLVLNGPNLNLLGMREPEIYGRTTLSDIEALCRSAGDELRLAVDFRQSNHEGELVTWIQEARNGADAILINPAAYSHTSVAIHDALKAVGLPVAEVHLSNIHQREPFRHHSYVSAVAYGVICGFGAAGYKLALHALAEKLK
- the accB gene encoding acetyl-CoA carboxylase biotin carboxyl carrier protein encodes the protein MTKSSQVDQDLIRSIAELLNKENLAEIEIEQEDFRVRVTRSYANEGVTYAAPPVHYAQPAPGPASIAPAGSVPAAAAPAVEDLSSNPGTLTSPMVGTAYRSPEPGKPPFADIGTKVSEGQTVLIIEAMKTMNQIPAHRSGTVTRILVDDAQPVEYGEPLVVIE
- the accC gene encoding acetyl-CoA carboxylase biotin carboxylase subunit; amino-acid sequence: MFQKVLIANRGEIALRILRACKELGIQTVAVHSTADANAMHVRLADESVCIGPNAAKDSYLNIPAIMAACEITGADAVHPGYGFLSENARFAKILTEHNVTFIGPSAHHIEIMGDKITAKKTAVELGIPVVPGSAGAVDTEQDALRTAKEIGYPVLIKATAGGGGRGMKVALTEKDLLIAWSTARSEAKAAFGNDSVYMEKYLGKPRHIEVQVLGDGQGNAVHLGVRDCSLQRRHQKVWEEAGGPTILPEERDKIGEICAAAMRKLSYSGAGTIEFLYENGEFYFIEMNTRLQVEHPVTERITGIDIVYEQIRVASGEKLSLTQDNVQFYGHAIEVRINAEDPQTFAPSPGTITFYHPAGGVGVRVDSAVYQGYKIPPYYDSLIGKLIVYGRTREECLQRLRRAVDEFVVDGVKTTLPLFQRLIKEPDILAGNYDIHWLEKYLAENKV
- the aat gene encoding leucyl/phenylalanyl-tRNA--protein transferase: MSRPNPFDVEITPELIVRAYRAGIFPMAEDAADEDLFWVSPEQRGIIPLDGFQLSTSLRKAMRKSSFAIRVDTDFPAVIEGCATVGKDRHSTWINATIRSVYGELFRRGIAHTVEVWDGPDLVGGLYGLAIGGAFFGESMFHRATNASKMAMAHLVERLNAGGFVLLDTQFVTDHLVSLGGIEIPRAEYEERLAEALEMKGDWHAWDNDER